One Canis aureus isolate CA01 chromosome 35, VMU_Caureus_v.1.0, whole genome shotgun sequence genomic region harbors:
- the NCBP2AS2 gene encoding protein NCBP2AS2 translates to MVLRRLLAALLHSPRLVERLSESRPIRRAAQLTAFALLRAQLRGQDAARRLRALAAGPAGSLGRRAARFRDAFTQELRRGLRERPGSPPRSRRGPGAPP, encoded by the coding sequence ATGGTCCTGCGGCGGCTGCTGGCCGCCCTGCTGCACAGCCCGCGGCTGGTGGAGCGCCTGTCGGAGTCGAGGCCCATCCGGCGCGCGGCGCAGCTCACGGCCTTCGCGCTCCTGCGGGCCCAGCTGCGCGGCCAGGACGCGGCCCGGCGCCTCCGAGCCCTGGCGGCCGGGCCCGCGGGCTCCCTCGGCCGCCGCGCCGCCCGCTTCCGAGACGCCTTCACCCAGGAGCTGCGCCGCGGCCTGCGGGAGCGCCCGGGGTCGCCGCCGCGGAGCCGCAGGGGCCCGGGCGCCCCGCCCTGA
- the NCBP2 gene encoding nuclear cap-binding protein subunit 2 isoform X3, which yields MSGGLLKALRSDSYVELSQYRDQHFRGDNEEQEKLLKKSCTLYVGNLSFYTTEEQIYELFSKSGDIKKIIMGLDKMKKTACGFCFVEYYSRADAENAMRYINGTRLDDRIIRTDWDAGFKEGRQYGRGRSGGQVRDEYRQDYDAGRGGYGKLAQNQ from the exons ATGTCCGGCGGCCTTCTGAAGGCGCTGCGCAGCGACTCCTACGTGGAGCTGAGCCAGTACCGGGACCAGCACTTCCGG GGTGACAATGAAGAACAGGAAAAATTACTGAAGAAGAGCTGTACATTGTATGTTGGAAATCTTTCCTTTTACACAACTGAGGAACAAATCTATGAACTCTTCAGCAAAAGTGGTgacataaagaaaattattatggGCTTGGATAAGATGAAGAAAACAGCATGTGGGTTCTGCTTTGTGGA ATACTACTCGAGAGCAGATGCAGAAAATGCCATGAGGTACATAAATGGAACTCGTCTGGATGACCGGATCATTCGCACAGACTGGGACGCAGGCTTTAAGGAGGGCAGGCAGTATGGCCGTGGGCGATCTGGGGGCCAG GTACGAGATGAGTATCGGCAGGACTATGACGCTGGGAGAGGCGGCTATGGAAAACTGGCCCAAAACCAGTGA
- the NCBP2 gene encoding nuclear cap-binding protein subunit 2 isoform X1: MSGGLLKALRSDSYVELSQYRDQHFRGDNEEQEKLLKKSCTLYVGNLSFYTTEEQIYELFSKSGDIKKIIMGLDKMKKTACGFCFVEYYSRADAENAMRYINGTRLDDRIIRTDWDAGFKEGRQYGRGRSGGQVRDEYRQDYDAGRGGYGKLAQNHLALAAIMNDTVTTGTRKFITNGLLQLKQNGH, encoded by the exons ATGTCCGGCGGCCTTCTGAAGGCGCTGCGCAGCGACTCCTACGTGGAGCTGAGCCAGTACCGGGACCAGCACTTCCGG GGTGACAATGAAGAACAGGAAAAATTACTGAAGAAGAGCTGTACATTGTATGTTGGAAATCTTTCCTTTTACACAACTGAGGAACAAATCTATGAACTCTTCAGCAAAAGTGGTgacataaagaaaattattatggGCTTGGATAAGATGAAGAAAACAGCATGTGGGTTCTGCTTTGTGGA ATACTACTCGAGAGCAGATGCAGAAAATGCCATGAGGTACATAAATGGAACTCGTCTGGATGACCGGATCATTCGCACAGACTGGGACGCAGGCTTTAAGGAGGGCAGGCAGTATGGCCGTGGGCGATCTGGGGGCCAG GTACGAGATGAGTATCGGCAGGACTATGACGCTGGGAGAGGCGGCTATGGAAAACTGGCCCAAAACCA CTTGGCCTTGGCCGCCATCATGAATGATACAGTAACTACTGGGACCAGAAAGTTCATAACCAATGGACTACTTCAGCTGAAACAAAATGGTCACTGA
- the NCBP2 gene encoding nuclear cap-binding protein subunit 2 isoform X4 has translation MSGGLLKALRSDSYVELSQYRDQHFRGDNEEQEKLLKKSCTLYVGNLSFYTTEEQIYELFSKSGDIKKIIMGLDKMKKTACGFCFVEYYSRADAENAMRYINGTRLDDRIIRTDWDAGFKEGRQYGRGRSGGQVRDEYRQDYDAGRGGYGKLAQNQ, from the exons ATGTCCGGCGGCCTTCTGAAGGCGCTGCGCAGCGACTCCTACGTGGAGCTGAGCCAGTACCGGGACCAGCACTTCCGG GGTGACAATGAAGAACAGGAAAAATTACTGAAGAAGAGCTGTACATTGTATGTTGGAAATCTTTCCTTTTACACAACTGAGGAACAAATCTATGAACTCTTCAGCAAAAGTGGTgacataaagaaaattattatggGCTTGGATAAGATGAAGAAAACAGCATGTGGGTTCTGCTTTGTGGA ATACTACTCGAGAGCAGATGCAGAAAATGCCATGAGGTACATAAATGGAACTCGTCTGGATGACCGGATCATTCGCACAGACTGGGACGCAGGCTTTAAGGAGGGCAGGCAGTATGGCCGTGGGCGATCTGGGGGCCAG GTACGAGATGAGTATCGGCAGGACTATGACGCTGGGAGAGGCGGCTATGGAAAACTGGCCCAAAACCA ATGA
- the NCBP2 gene encoding nuclear cap-binding protein subunit 2 isoform X2, with product MSGGLLKALRSDSYVELSQYRDQHFRGDNEEQEKLLKKSCTLYVGNLSFYTTEEQIYELFSKSGDIKKIIMGLDKMKKTACGFCFVEYYSRADAENAMRYINGTRLDDRIIRTDWDAGFKEGRQYGRGRSGGQVRDEYRQDYDAGRGGYGKLAQNHNRLSPNFH from the exons ATGTCCGGCGGCCTTCTGAAGGCGCTGCGCAGCGACTCCTACGTGGAGCTGAGCCAGTACCGGGACCAGCACTTCCGG GGTGACAATGAAGAACAGGAAAAATTACTGAAGAAGAGCTGTACATTGTATGTTGGAAATCTTTCCTTTTACACAACTGAGGAACAAATCTATGAACTCTTCAGCAAAAGTGGTgacataaagaaaattattatggGCTTGGATAAGATGAAGAAAACAGCATGTGGGTTCTGCTTTGTGGA ATACTACTCGAGAGCAGATGCAGAAAATGCCATGAGGTACATAAATGGAACTCGTCTGGATGACCGGATCATTCGCACAGACTGGGACGCAGGCTTTAAGGAGGGCAGGCAGTATGGCCGTGGGCGATCTGGGGGCCAG GTACGAGATGAGTATCGGCAGGACTATGACGCTGGGAGAGGCGGCTATGGAAAACTGGCCCAAAACCA CAACAGATTATCTCCTAACTTCCACTAG
- the SENP5 gene encoding sentrin-specific protease 5 isoform X1: protein MRKQKKILWRKGIHLAFSEKWNTGFGGFKKFCFHQHLCILKAKLGRPITCSRQLRHFQCRKKALQIQNTWIQDAPFFAKTKSSVAAQNVSTLSTKVKRKNSKHFISSSRTLLRLQAERLLPSAKNSDHEYCGEKSILKAVADLPANNVLGQANGHRPGTEPQASDFPMKFNGESQSPGESGTIVVTLSNHKRKRFCYGCYQGLEHHRNGGPLIPKKFQLNQHRRIKVSPFMMYEKLSMIRFRYRILRSQHFRTKSKVCKLKKAQRSWVQVTGDHQETLRENGEGGNCSPFPSPEPKDPSCQHQPYFPDMDSNAVVKGKNSHLPDGHTKGSPFLGKELSLDETFPDQQNGSATYTWDHSPCSSPKWECTELIHDIPLPEHHSSNVFISETEREVMTLGQENRTSTVSDDRVKLSVCGADQSVSSVDGPVSEKTVQNESSCQMDEDGSLKQNILSSKLLDHPYCKSPLEAPLTCSGLKLENQAGSGKNSQKASPVDDEQLSICLSGFLDEVMKKYGSLVPLSEKDVLGRLKDVFNEDFSNRKPFINREITNYRARHQKCNFRIFYNKHMLDMDDLATLDGQNWLNDQVINMYGELIMDAVPDKVHFFNSFFHRQLVTKGYNGVKRWTKKVDLFKKSLLLIPIHLEVHWSLITVTLSNRIISFYDSQGIHFKFCVENIRKYLLTEAREKNRPEFLQGWQTAVTKCIPQQKNDSDCGVFVLQYCKCLALEQPFQFSQEDMPRVRKRIYKELYLHVRHLPNFCGEASSYTKWLV from the exons CAGCAGACAGTTGAGGCATTTTCAGTGCAGAAAGAAGGCCCTTCAAATCCAGAACACGTGGATCCAGGATGCACCTTTTTTTGCTAAGACAAAGTCCAGTGTGGCTGCTCAAAATGTTAGTACTTTGTCCActaaagtgaaaaggaaaaactcTAAACACTTCATTTCGTCCTCAAGGACCCTCCTGAGACTCCAAGCAGAGAGGCTGCTGCCATCAGCAAAGAACTCTGACCATGAATACTGTGGAGAGAAAAGTATCTTGAAGGCTGTTGCTGACTTACCAGCAAATAATGTTTTAGGTCAGGCCAATGGTCACCGACCTGGGACGGAGCCACAAGCTTCTGACTTTCCTATGAAGTTCAATGGGGAGAGCCAAAGTCCAGGTGAGAGTGGCACAATTGTGGTCACCTTGAGCAACCATAAGAGAAAGCGCTTTTGTTATGGCTGCTACCAAGGTCTGGAGCACCACAGGAATGGGGGACCCCTAATTCCAAAAAAGTTTCAACTTAACCAACATAGAAGAATAAAAGTATCTCCTTTTATGATGTATGAGAAATTATCCATGATTAGATTTCGGTACAGGATTCTCAGATCCCAGCACTTCAGAACAAAAAGCAAAGTTTGCAAGCTAAAAAAAGCCCAGCGAAGCTGGGTGCAGGTCACTGGGGACCATCAAGAGACCCTTAGGGAAAACGGTGAGGGTGGCAATTGCAGCCCATTCCCTTCCCCAGAACCTAAAGACCCTTCTTGTCAGCATCAACCGTACTTTCCAGATATGGACAGCAATGCTGTGGTGAAGGGAAAGAACTCTCATTTGCCTGATGGCCACACTAAAGGAAGCCCTTTCTTGGGCAAGGAGCTTAGTTTAGATGAAACCTTCCCTGACCAACAGAATGGCAGTGCCACATATACCTGGGACCACTCCCCCTGTTCCTCTCCTAAGTGGGAGTGTACAGAGCTGATTCATGACATCCCCTTACCAGAACATCATTCTAGTAACGTGTTTATCTCGGAAACCGAAAGAGAAGTCATGACTCTGGGTCAGGAAAATCGGACAAGTACTGTCAGTGATGACAGAGTAAAACTGTCAGTGTGTGGGGCAGATCAATCTGTGAGTAGTGTAGATGGGCCTGTGTCTGAAAAGACTGTTCAGAATGAGAGCTCATGCCAGATGGATGAGGATGGATCTCTCAAGCAGAACATTCTTAGTTCTAAGTTGCTGGACCACCCTTACTGTAAAAGTCCACTGGAGGCTCCTCTGACATGCAGTGGACTCAAACTAGAAAATCAAGCAGGAAGTGGGAAGAACAGTCAGAAAGCCTCTCCAGTGGATGATGAGCAGCTATCAATCTGCCTTTCTG GATTCCTAGATGAGGTTATGAAGAAGTATGGCAGTTTGGTCCCACTCAGTGAAAAAGATGTCCTTGGAAGACTAAAAGATGTCTTTAACGAAGACTTTTCTAATAG AAAACCATTTATCAATAGAGAAATAACAAACTATCGGGCCAGACATCAAAAATGCAACTTCCGCATCTTCTACAACAAGCACATGCTGGATATGGATGATCTGGCAACTCTGGATGGTCAGAATTGGTTGAATGACCAG GTCATTAATATGTATGGTGAGCTGATAATGGATGCAGTCCCAGACAAA GTTCACTTCTTCAACAGCTTTTTTCACAGACAGCTGGTAACCAAAGGATATAATGGAGTAAAAAGATGGACTAAAAAg gtGGATTTGTTTAAAAAGAGTCTTCTGTTGATTCCTATTCACCTGGAAGTCCACTGGTCTCTCATTACTGTGACGCTCTCTAATCGAATTATTTCATTCTATGATTCCCAAGGcattcattttaagttttgtgtAGAG AATATAAGAAAGTATTTGCTGACTGAAGccagagaaaaaaatagacctgAATTTCTTCAGGGTTGGCAGACTGCTGTTACAAAG tGTATTCCACAACAGAAAAATGACAGTGACTGTGGAGTCTTTGTGCTCCAG TACTGCAAGTGCCTCGCCTTAGAGCAgcctttccagttttcccaagagGACATGCCCCGAGTGCGGAAGAGGATTTACAAGGAGCTGT atctacATGTAAGACATTTGCCTAACTTTTGTGGGGAGGCAAGTAGTTACACCAAGTGGCTAGTATAA
- the SENP5 gene encoding sentrin-specific protease 5 isoform X3: MRKQKKILWRKGIHLAFSEKWNTGFGGFKKFCFHQHLCILKAKLGRPITCSRQLRHFQCRKKALQIQNTWIQDAPFFAKTKSSVAAQNVSTLSTKVKRKNSKHFISSSRTLLRLQAERLLPSAKNSDHEYCGEKSILKAVADLPANNVLGQANGHRPGTEPQASDFPMKFNGESQSPGESGTIVVTLSNHKRKRFCYGCYQGLEHHRNGGPLIPKKFQLNQHRRIKVSPFMMYEKLSMIRFRYRILRSQHFRTKSKVCKLKKAQRSWVQVTGDHQETLRENGEGGNCSPFPSPEPKDPSCQHQPYFPDMDSNAVVKGKNSHLPDGHTKGSPFLGKELSLDETFPDQQNGSATYTWDHSPCSSPKWECTELIHDIPLPEHHSSNVFISETEREVMTLGQENRTSTVSDDRVKLSVCGADQSVSSVDGPVSEKTVQNESSCQMDEDGSLKQNILSSKLLDHPYCKSPLEAPLTCSGLKLENQAGSGKNSQKASPVDDEQLSICLSGFLDEVMKKYGSLVPLSEKDVLGRLKDVFNEDFSNRKPFINREITNYRARHQKCNFRIFYNKHMLDMDDLATLDGQNWLNDQVINMYGELIMDAVPDKVHFFNSFFHRQLVTKGYNGVKRWTKKVDLFKKSLLLIPIHLEVHWSLITVTLSNRIISFYDSQGIHFKFCVECIPQQKNDSDCGVFVLQYCKCLALEQPFQFSQEDMPRVRKRIYKELYLHVRHLPNFCGEASSYTKWLV; encoded by the exons CAGCAGACAGTTGAGGCATTTTCAGTGCAGAAAGAAGGCCCTTCAAATCCAGAACACGTGGATCCAGGATGCACCTTTTTTTGCTAAGACAAAGTCCAGTGTGGCTGCTCAAAATGTTAGTACTTTGTCCActaaagtgaaaaggaaaaactcTAAACACTTCATTTCGTCCTCAAGGACCCTCCTGAGACTCCAAGCAGAGAGGCTGCTGCCATCAGCAAAGAACTCTGACCATGAATACTGTGGAGAGAAAAGTATCTTGAAGGCTGTTGCTGACTTACCAGCAAATAATGTTTTAGGTCAGGCCAATGGTCACCGACCTGGGACGGAGCCACAAGCTTCTGACTTTCCTATGAAGTTCAATGGGGAGAGCCAAAGTCCAGGTGAGAGTGGCACAATTGTGGTCACCTTGAGCAACCATAAGAGAAAGCGCTTTTGTTATGGCTGCTACCAAGGTCTGGAGCACCACAGGAATGGGGGACCCCTAATTCCAAAAAAGTTTCAACTTAACCAACATAGAAGAATAAAAGTATCTCCTTTTATGATGTATGAGAAATTATCCATGATTAGATTTCGGTACAGGATTCTCAGATCCCAGCACTTCAGAACAAAAAGCAAAGTTTGCAAGCTAAAAAAAGCCCAGCGAAGCTGGGTGCAGGTCACTGGGGACCATCAAGAGACCCTTAGGGAAAACGGTGAGGGTGGCAATTGCAGCCCATTCCCTTCCCCAGAACCTAAAGACCCTTCTTGTCAGCATCAACCGTACTTTCCAGATATGGACAGCAATGCTGTGGTGAAGGGAAAGAACTCTCATTTGCCTGATGGCCACACTAAAGGAAGCCCTTTCTTGGGCAAGGAGCTTAGTTTAGATGAAACCTTCCCTGACCAACAGAATGGCAGTGCCACATATACCTGGGACCACTCCCCCTGTTCCTCTCCTAAGTGGGAGTGTACAGAGCTGATTCATGACATCCCCTTACCAGAACATCATTCTAGTAACGTGTTTATCTCGGAAACCGAAAGAGAAGTCATGACTCTGGGTCAGGAAAATCGGACAAGTACTGTCAGTGATGACAGAGTAAAACTGTCAGTGTGTGGGGCAGATCAATCTGTGAGTAGTGTAGATGGGCCTGTGTCTGAAAAGACTGTTCAGAATGAGAGCTCATGCCAGATGGATGAGGATGGATCTCTCAAGCAGAACATTCTTAGTTCTAAGTTGCTGGACCACCCTTACTGTAAAAGTCCACTGGAGGCTCCTCTGACATGCAGTGGACTCAAACTAGAAAATCAAGCAGGAAGTGGGAAGAACAGTCAGAAAGCCTCTCCAGTGGATGATGAGCAGCTATCAATCTGCCTTTCTG GATTCCTAGATGAGGTTATGAAGAAGTATGGCAGTTTGGTCCCACTCAGTGAAAAAGATGTCCTTGGAAGACTAAAAGATGTCTTTAACGAAGACTTTTCTAATAG AAAACCATTTATCAATAGAGAAATAACAAACTATCGGGCCAGACATCAAAAATGCAACTTCCGCATCTTCTACAACAAGCACATGCTGGATATGGATGATCTGGCAACTCTGGATGGTCAGAATTGGTTGAATGACCAG GTCATTAATATGTATGGTGAGCTGATAATGGATGCAGTCCCAGACAAA GTTCACTTCTTCAACAGCTTTTTTCACAGACAGCTGGTAACCAAAGGATATAATGGAGTAAAAAGATGGACTAAAAAg gtGGATTTGTTTAAAAAGAGTCTTCTGTTGATTCCTATTCACCTGGAAGTCCACTGGTCTCTCATTACTGTGACGCTCTCTAATCGAATTATTTCATTCTATGATTCCCAAGGcattcattttaagttttgtgtAGAG tGTATTCCACAACAGAAAAATGACAGTGACTGTGGAGTCTTTGTGCTCCAG TACTGCAAGTGCCTCGCCTTAGAGCAgcctttccagttttcccaagagGACATGCCCCGAGTGCGGAAGAGGATTTACAAGGAGCTGT atctacATGTAAGACATTTGCCTAACTTTTGTGGGGAGGCAAGTAGTTACACCAAGTGGCTAGTATAA
- the SENP5 gene encoding sentrin-specific protease 5 isoform X2: MRKQKKILWRKGIHLAFSEKWNTGFGGFKKFCFHQHLCILKAKLGRPITCSRQLRHFQCRKKALQIQNTWIQDAPFFAKTKSSVAAQNVSTLSTKVKRKNSKHFISSSRTLLRLQAERLLPSAKNSDHEYCGEKSILKAVADLPANNVLGQANGHRPGTEPQASDFPMKFNGESQSPGESGTIVVTLSNHKRKRFCYGCYQGLEHHRNGGPLIPKKFQLNQHRRIKVSPFMMYEKLSMIRFRYRILRSQHFRTKSKVCKLKKAQRSWVQVTGDHQETLRENGEGGNCSPFPSPEPKDPSCQHQPYFPDMDSNAVVKGKNSHLPDGHTKGSPFLGKELSLDETFPDQQNGSATYTWDHSPCSSPKWECTELIHDIPLPEHHSSNVFISETEREVMTLGQENRTSTVSDDRVKLSVCGADQSVSSVDGPVSEKTVQNESSCQMDEDGSLKQNILSSKLLDHPYCKSPLEAPLTCSGLKLENQAGSGKNSQKASPVDDEQLSICLSGFLDEVMKKYGSLVPLSEKDVLGRLKDVFNEDFSNRKPFINREITNYRARHQKCNFRIFYNKHMLDMDDLATLDGQNWLNDQVINMYGELIMDAVPDKVHFFNSFFHRQLVTKGYNGVKRWTKKVDLFKKSLLLIPIHLEVHWSLITVTLSNRIISFYDSQGIHFKFCVENIRKYLLTEAREKNRPEFLQGWQTAVTKCIPQQKNDSDCGVFVLQYCKCLALEQPFQFSQEDMPRVRKRIYKELCECRLMD, encoded by the exons CAGCAGACAGTTGAGGCATTTTCAGTGCAGAAAGAAGGCCCTTCAAATCCAGAACACGTGGATCCAGGATGCACCTTTTTTTGCTAAGACAAAGTCCAGTGTGGCTGCTCAAAATGTTAGTACTTTGTCCActaaagtgaaaaggaaaaactcTAAACACTTCATTTCGTCCTCAAGGACCCTCCTGAGACTCCAAGCAGAGAGGCTGCTGCCATCAGCAAAGAACTCTGACCATGAATACTGTGGAGAGAAAAGTATCTTGAAGGCTGTTGCTGACTTACCAGCAAATAATGTTTTAGGTCAGGCCAATGGTCACCGACCTGGGACGGAGCCACAAGCTTCTGACTTTCCTATGAAGTTCAATGGGGAGAGCCAAAGTCCAGGTGAGAGTGGCACAATTGTGGTCACCTTGAGCAACCATAAGAGAAAGCGCTTTTGTTATGGCTGCTACCAAGGTCTGGAGCACCACAGGAATGGGGGACCCCTAATTCCAAAAAAGTTTCAACTTAACCAACATAGAAGAATAAAAGTATCTCCTTTTATGATGTATGAGAAATTATCCATGATTAGATTTCGGTACAGGATTCTCAGATCCCAGCACTTCAGAACAAAAAGCAAAGTTTGCAAGCTAAAAAAAGCCCAGCGAAGCTGGGTGCAGGTCACTGGGGACCATCAAGAGACCCTTAGGGAAAACGGTGAGGGTGGCAATTGCAGCCCATTCCCTTCCCCAGAACCTAAAGACCCTTCTTGTCAGCATCAACCGTACTTTCCAGATATGGACAGCAATGCTGTGGTGAAGGGAAAGAACTCTCATTTGCCTGATGGCCACACTAAAGGAAGCCCTTTCTTGGGCAAGGAGCTTAGTTTAGATGAAACCTTCCCTGACCAACAGAATGGCAGTGCCACATATACCTGGGACCACTCCCCCTGTTCCTCTCCTAAGTGGGAGTGTACAGAGCTGATTCATGACATCCCCTTACCAGAACATCATTCTAGTAACGTGTTTATCTCGGAAACCGAAAGAGAAGTCATGACTCTGGGTCAGGAAAATCGGACAAGTACTGTCAGTGATGACAGAGTAAAACTGTCAGTGTGTGGGGCAGATCAATCTGTGAGTAGTGTAGATGGGCCTGTGTCTGAAAAGACTGTTCAGAATGAGAGCTCATGCCAGATGGATGAGGATGGATCTCTCAAGCAGAACATTCTTAGTTCTAAGTTGCTGGACCACCCTTACTGTAAAAGTCCACTGGAGGCTCCTCTGACATGCAGTGGACTCAAACTAGAAAATCAAGCAGGAAGTGGGAAGAACAGTCAGAAAGCCTCTCCAGTGGATGATGAGCAGCTATCAATCTGCCTTTCTG GATTCCTAGATGAGGTTATGAAGAAGTATGGCAGTTTGGTCCCACTCAGTGAAAAAGATGTCCTTGGAAGACTAAAAGATGTCTTTAACGAAGACTTTTCTAATAG AAAACCATTTATCAATAGAGAAATAACAAACTATCGGGCCAGACATCAAAAATGCAACTTCCGCATCTTCTACAACAAGCACATGCTGGATATGGATGATCTGGCAACTCTGGATGGTCAGAATTGGTTGAATGACCAG GTCATTAATATGTATGGTGAGCTGATAATGGATGCAGTCCCAGACAAA GTTCACTTCTTCAACAGCTTTTTTCACAGACAGCTGGTAACCAAAGGATATAATGGAGTAAAAAGATGGACTAAAAAg gtGGATTTGTTTAAAAAGAGTCTTCTGTTGATTCCTATTCACCTGGAAGTCCACTGGTCTCTCATTACTGTGACGCTCTCTAATCGAATTATTTCATTCTATGATTCCCAAGGcattcattttaagttttgtgtAGAG AATATAAGAAAGTATTTGCTGACTGAAGccagagaaaaaaatagacctgAATTTCTTCAGGGTTGGCAGACTGCTGTTACAAAG tGTATTCCACAACAGAAAAATGACAGTGACTGTGGAGTCTTTGTGCTCCAG TACTGCAAGTGCCTCGCCTTAGAGCAgcctttccagttttcccaagagGACATGCCCCGAGTGCGGAAGAGGATTTACAAGGAGCTGTGTGAGTGCCGGCTCATGGACTGA
- the SENP5 gene encoding sentrin-specific protease 5 isoform X4, with protein MRKQKKILWRKGIHLAFSEKWNTGFGGFKKFCFHQHLCILKAKLGRPITCSRQLRHFQCRKKALQIQNTWIQDAPFFAKTKSSVAAQNVSTLSTKVKRKNSKHFISSSRTLLRLQAERLLPSAKNSDHEYCGEKSILKAVADLPANNVLGQANGHRPGTEPQASDFPMKFNGESQSPGESGTIVVTLSNHKRKRFCYGCYQGLEHHRNGGPLIPKKFQLNQHRRIKVSPFMMYEKLSMIRFRYRILRSQHFRTKSKVCKLKKAQRSWVQVTGDHQETLRENGEGGNCSPFPSPEPKDPSCQHQPYFPDMDSNAVVKGKNSHLPDGHTKGSPFLGKELSLDETFPDQQNGSATYTWDHSPCSSPKWECTELIHDIPLPEHHSSNVFISETEREVMTLGQENRTSTVSDDRVKLSVCGADQSVSSVDGPVSEKTVQNESSCQMDEDGSLKQNILSSKLLDHPYCKSPLEAPLTCSGLKLENQAGSGKNSQKASPVDDEQLSICLSGFLDEVMKKYGSLVPLSEKDVLGRLKDVFNEDFSNRKPFINREITNYRARHQKCNFRIFYNKHMLDMDDLATLDGQNWLNDQVINMYGELIMDAVPDKIPSIYS; from the exons CAGCAGACAGTTGAGGCATTTTCAGTGCAGAAAGAAGGCCCTTCAAATCCAGAACACGTGGATCCAGGATGCACCTTTTTTTGCTAAGACAAAGTCCAGTGTGGCTGCTCAAAATGTTAGTACTTTGTCCActaaagtgaaaaggaaaaactcTAAACACTTCATTTCGTCCTCAAGGACCCTCCTGAGACTCCAAGCAGAGAGGCTGCTGCCATCAGCAAAGAACTCTGACCATGAATACTGTGGAGAGAAAAGTATCTTGAAGGCTGTTGCTGACTTACCAGCAAATAATGTTTTAGGTCAGGCCAATGGTCACCGACCTGGGACGGAGCCACAAGCTTCTGACTTTCCTATGAAGTTCAATGGGGAGAGCCAAAGTCCAGGTGAGAGTGGCACAATTGTGGTCACCTTGAGCAACCATAAGAGAAAGCGCTTTTGTTATGGCTGCTACCAAGGTCTGGAGCACCACAGGAATGGGGGACCCCTAATTCCAAAAAAGTTTCAACTTAACCAACATAGAAGAATAAAAGTATCTCCTTTTATGATGTATGAGAAATTATCCATGATTAGATTTCGGTACAGGATTCTCAGATCCCAGCACTTCAGAACAAAAAGCAAAGTTTGCAAGCTAAAAAAAGCCCAGCGAAGCTGGGTGCAGGTCACTGGGGACCATCAAGAGACCCTTAGGGAAAACGGTGAGGGTGGCAATTGCAGCCCATTCCCTTCCCCAGAACCTAAAGACCCTTCTTGTCAGCATCAACCGTACTTTCCAGATATGGACAGCAATGCTGTGGTGAAGGGAAAGAACTCTCATTTGCCTGATGGCCACACTAAAGGAAGCCCTTTCTTGGGCAAGGAGCTTAGTTTAGATGAAACCTTCCCTGACCAACAGAATGGCAGTGCCACATATACCTGGGACCACTCCCCCTGTTCCTCTCCTAAGTGGGAGTGTACAGAGCTGATTCATGACATCCCCTTACCAGAACATCATTCTAGTAACGTGTTTATCTCGGAAACCGAAAGAGAAGTCATGACTCTGGGTCAGGAAAATCGGACAAGTACTGTCAGTGATGACAGAGTAAAACTGTCAGTGTGTGGGGCAGATCAATCTGTGAGTAGTGTAGATGGGCCTGTGTCTGAAAAGACTGTTCAGAATGAGAGCTCATGCCAGATGGATGAGGATGGATCTCTCAAGCAGAACATTCTTAGTTCTAAGTTGCTGGACCACCCTTACTGTAAAAGTCCACTGGAGGCTCCTCTGACATGCAGTGGACTCAAACTAGAAAATCAAGCAGGAAGTGGGAAGAACAGTCAGAAAGCCTCTCCAGTGGATGATGAGCAGCTATCAATCTGCCTTTCTG GATTCCTAGATGAGGTTATGAAGAAGTATGGCAGTTTGGTCCCACTCAGTGAAAAAGATGTCCTTGGAAGACTAAAAGATGTCTTTAACGAAGACTTTTCTAATAG AAAACCATTTATCAATAGAGAAATAACAAACTATCGGGCCAGACATCAAAAATGCAACTTCCGCATCTTCTACAACAAGCACATGCTGGATATGGATGATCTGGCAACTCTGGATGGTCAGAATTGGTTGAATGACCAG GTCATTAATATGTATGGTGAGCTGATAATGGATGCAGTCCCAGACAAA attccatctatttattcatga